The window GCCTCCATTGGAACAGCTCCTATTATTTCACTTCCAAGAACATTAACTCCGTATCTTTTTGCTTCCATTTTTACAGTTTCAAATACTCTATAAATAGGATTTTTCTTGTAATCTTTTATATTCATCGTTACTTGAACAATTCCTTTTTCTTTCATCTCAGCTGGTCCAGCCTGAATAAATCTAAATCCACCACTTGAAAATCTTATAGCCTTAGATATCTCTTTCGCTATATTTATATCTGTTGTATCTAAATTTATATTAAAAGCTATTAGAGGCATCCTTCCTCCTACTGCAGTTACTCCTGCTGTTGGATGAGGAGTTCTCTCTCCAAAATCTGGTTTCCATTCTTCTAACTTTAATTTTTCTTTCATTCCTTCGAATTCACCTTTTCTAATAGATGGTAACGAAACTCTATTAGGTGCTGTAGCTGATTCCTCATATAAAAATACTGGTACTTTAAACTTTTCCCATATTTTTTCACCTACAATTTTTGAAAGTTCTACACATTCAGCCATTGTCATATCTTTTATTGGAATAAATGGAATAACATCTGTTGCTCCCATTCTTAAATGCTCTCCTTTTTGAACATTCATATCTATTAATTCTGTAGCTATTCCAACTGATTCAACTACTGCTGCCACAATATCTTCTGGTTCTCCTATTACAGTAATTACAGTTCTATTATAATCAGCGTCTGGTTCACATCCCATAAACTTTATATTTTTATTATTCTTAAAAGGTGCTGCTATTTTTTCTATTTTCTCTAAATCTTTTCCTTCACTATAATTTGGAACACATTGAACTAACTTCTTCATTTTTACCCCCAACTATATTTTTAATTTGCCCACATTCTCTTCTACTTTTTCCACTATCTTATTAGTTTTAATTAGTTCTTCTACTTTTTCTATATCAATATACATAACTCTATCTTTATCATAATATTCGACTATTTCTCTCACTAATGTATGGGCTTCATTTGTTCCTTTACCTAATCTTTTTACATCTCTCAAATCAATACCTTGACATGCTGCTAAAATTTCCATTGCAATTACTTTTCTAACATTTCCTAAAATTTCATTGGCTTTTCTAGCAGCTATAGTTCCCATAGA of the Cetobacterium somerae ATCC BAA-474 genome contains:
- the ftcD gene encoding glutamate formimidoyltransferase, encoding MKKLVQCVPNYSEGKDLEKIEKIAAPFKNNKNIKFMGCEPDADYNRTVITVIGEPEDIVAAVVESVGIATELIDMNVQKGEHLRMGATDVIPFIPIKDMTMAECVELSKIVGEKIWEKFKVPVFLYEESATAPNRVSLPSIRKGEFEGMKEKLKLEEWKPDFGERTPHPTAGVTAVGGRMPLIAFNINLDTTDINIAKEISKAIRFSSGGFRFIQAGPAEMKEKGIVQVTMNIKDYKKNPIYRVFETVKMEAKRYGVNVLGSEIIGAVPMEALSDSIEYYLGLDGFKIDKIIENELLK